The Coffea arabica cultivar ET-39 chromosome 1e, Coffea Arabica ET-39 HiFi, whole genome shotgun sequence genome has a window encoding:
- the LOC113719009 gene encoding copper-transporting ATPase HMA4 isoform X1 produces MDEDMELIGEEDLKAALLQHPKGVGVPVSHTNRCGDEVKIRTIVFKVIGMTCSSCATSMESALMKLNGIKSVMVSPLQGQAVVKYNPESISAKLIKEAAEETGFQVDEFPEQDIAVCRLRIKGMACTSCSESVERALLMVDGVKKAVVGLALEEAKIHYDPSITNTDHITEAIEDSGFGANLISSGSDLNKVHLKLEGISSQDDLNVIRCSLEYLEGVNHVEFDIKEHVVSVSYEPDIIGPRYLIQCIQEAGKGLSSYQASLFTPPSPQDMERRHEVQMYRNQFLWSCLFSVPIFISSMVLPMLPPYGNWLEYKVLNMLSIGLLLRWILCTPLQFIIGQRFYAGSYHALRRKSANMDVLVALGTNAAYFYSIYIIIKALTSESFEGQDFFETSAMLISFILLGKYLEVLAKGKTSDALAKLADLAPDTAYLLTMDGDGNVLSDVEINTQLIQKNDILKIVPGAKVPVDGVVVDGQSFVNESMITGEARPVAKGPGDKVIGGTVNENGCLVIRATHVGSESALSQIVQLVEAAQLARAPVQKLADQISRFFVPTVVVAAFTTWLGWFISGEAGIYPKWWIPKAMDAFELALQFGISVLVVACPCALGLATPTAVMVATGKGASQGVLIKGGDALEKAHKVKIVVFDKTGTLTVGKPAVVSAVLFSNISMEEFCDMAIAAESNSEHPIGKAVVEHAKKFCLNFGTQKECLTEVKDFEVHTGAGVSGKVREKTIFVGNKRLMRLFNVALGGEVEAYISENEKLARSCVIVAIDGTVAGAFAVTDPVKPEAARVVSFLHSMNIVSVMVTGDNWATATAIGEEVGIQKVFAETDPIGKADKIKELQLKGLTVAMVGDGINDSPALVAADVGMAIGAGTDVAIEAADVVLIKSNLEDVVTAIDLSRKTMLRIRLNYVWALGYNVLAMPIAAGILFPFTGIRLPPWLAGACMAASSVSVVCSSLLLQSYEKPLKVQAV; encoded by the exons ATGGACGAGGATATGGAATTAATTGGGGAGGAAGATCTGAAAGCTGCACTTTTGCAGCATCCTAAGGGTGTTGGAGTCCCTGTTTCTCATACAAACCGTTGTGGAGATGAGGTGAAAATCCGAACAATTGTTTTCAAAGTAATTGGCATGACATGTTCCTCTTGTGCGACATCTATGGAATCTGCACTTATGAAGTTGAATGGTATCAAGAGTGTTATGGTTTCCCCACTTCAAGGCCAGGCTGTAGTCAAGTACAACCCTGAAAGTATCAGT GCTAAATTAATAAAAGAAGCCGCAGAAGAAACAGGTTTTCAAGTTGATGAGTTTCCGGAGCAAGATATTGCAGTATGCAGACTCAGAATCAAGGGAATGGCATGCACAAGTTGTTCTGAGTCTGTTGAACGTGCCCTTTTAATGGTTGATGGAGTGAAGAAAGCGGTGGTTGGTTTGGCTCTTGAAGAAGCAAAGATTCACTATGATCCAAGTATTACCAATACTGACCATATAACTGAAGCAATAGAAGATTCTGGGTTTGGAGCCAATCTAATAAGCTCAGGCAGTGATTTGAATAAAGTGCATCTGAAACTAGAAGGAATCAGTTCACAGGATGATCTTAATGTAATTCGGTGCTCATTGGAGTACTTGGAAGGTGTGAATCATGTTGAATTTGACATCAAAGAACATGTGGTCAGTGTCAGCTATGAACCAGATATCATTGGGCCAAGATATCTTATACAGTGCATCCAAGAAGCTGGCAAAGGATTAAGCTCTTATCAGGCAAGTTTGTTTACTCCACCAAGCCCACAAGATATGGAAAGAAGGCATGAAGTCCAAATGTATAGGAATCAGTTTCTATGGAGCTGTTTGTTTTCTGTTCCAATTTTCATTTCATCCATGGTACTCCCAATGCTTCCCCCTTATGGGAATTGGCTAGAATATAAGGTCTTGAATATGCTCTCAATCGGATTACTTCTAAGGTGGATTCTTTGCACACCTTTGCAATTTATTATAGGGCAAAG GTTCTATGCTGGATCCTATCATGCACTCCGTCGAAAATCTGCAAATATGGATGTTCTGGTTGCATTGGGCACAAATGCTGCTTACTTCTATTCAATATACATAATTATAAAAGCATTGACATCAGAATCATTTGAGGGTCAAGATTTTTTTGAGACCAGTGCCATGTTGATATCTTTTATCCTCTTGGGAAAGTACTTGGAAGTCCTTGCTAAAGGAAAGACATCAGATGCTTTGGCAAAGTTGGCAGACCTTGCACCTGATACGGCTTACCTTCTGACAATGGACGGTGATGGGAATGTTCTTTCAGATGTGGAAATTAACACTCAGCTGATACAGAAAAATGACATACTTAAGATTGTTCCTGGAGCAAAAGTTCCTGTTGATGGTGTTGTTGTTGATGGTCAGAGTTTTGTGAATGAGAGTATGATCACCGGAGAAGCAAGGCCAGTTGCTAAAGGACCTGGTGATAAG GTAATTGGTGGGACTGTAAACGAGAATGGCTGTCTTGTCATTAGAGCTACACATGTTGGTTCAGAGTCGGCACTTTCACAGATAGTTCAATTGGTTGAAGCTGCTCAGCTTGCCAGAGCTCCTGTTCAGAAGCTGGCTGACCAGATATCAAGGTTTTTTGTTCCCACG GTTGTTGTGGCTGCATTTACTACATGGCTTGGATGGTTTATATCTGGAGAAGCTGGTATTTATCCGAAGTGGTGGATACCTAAAGCTATGGATGCATTTGAGCTTGCATTGCAGTTTGGTATTTCAGTTTTAGTAGTTGCATGTCCTTGTGCTTTGGGATTAGCAACTCCTACTGCAGTGATGGTGGCCACGGGGAAAGGAGCTTCGCAAGGTGTGCTCATTAAGGGAGGGGATGCTCTTGAAAAGGCACACAAG GTCAAGATAGTTGTTTTTGATAAAACTGGGACATTAACTGTTGGAAAGCCTGCTGTAGTGAGTGCTGTACTCTTTTCCAACATTTCTATGGAAGAGTTCTGTGATATGGCAATTGCTGCGGAG TCCAATAGTGAGCACCCTATTGGAAAAGCAGTGGTGGAGCATGCTAAGAAGTTCTGCCTGAACTTTGGGACCCAAAAGGAGTGTCTCACAGAGGTAAAGGACTTTGAGGTTCACACTGGAGCTGGTGTGAGTGGGAAAGTTCGAGAAAAAACTATTTTCGTTGGGAATAAGAGGCTCATGAGGCTTTTTAATGTTGCTCTTGGTGGCGAGGTTGAAGCTTATATTTCAGAAAATGAGAAGCTTGCTCGTAGTTGCGTGATAGTGGCCATTGATGGTACAGTTGCAGGAGCTTTTGCTGTTACTGATCCAGTGAAACCAGAGGCTGCACGTGTTGTATCTTTCCTCCACTCAATGAACATTGTAAGTGTTATGGTCACTGGTGATAATTGGGCGACAGCAACCGCAATAGGGGAGGAGGTTGGAATTCAAAAGGTGTTTGCTGAGACAGATCCCATAGGAAAAGCGGATAAGATTAAAGAATTGCAG TTGAAAGGTTTGACTGTGGCAATGGTTGGAGATGGGATTAATGATTCACCAGCACTAGTTGCAGCTGATGTTGGCATGGCAATTGGTGCGGGCACTGATGTAGCCATAGAAGCAGCTGATGTAGTTCTTATTAAGAGTAACCTGGAAGATGTTGTCACTGCAATAGATCTCTCTAGAAAGACAATGTTGCGTATTCGACTCAATTATGTATGGGCTCTTGGGTACAATGTGCTTGCCATGCCTATTGCTGCTGGAATTTTGTTCCCATTCACCGGAATTCGGTTACCACCTTGGCTCGCTGGTGCTTGCATGGCTGCTTCATCTGTTAGTGTAGTTTGTTCGTCACTGCTACTGCAATCTTACGAAAAACCTCTGAAGGTTCAAGCTGTGTGA
- the LOC113719009 gene encoding copper-transporting ATPase HMA4 isoform X2, which yields MDEDMELIGEEDLKAALLQHPKGVGVPVSHTNRCGDEVKIRTIVFKVIGMTCSSCATSMESALMKLNGIKSVMVSPLQGQAVVKYNPESISAKLIKEAAEETGFQVDEFPEQDIAVCRLRIKGMACTSCSESVERALLMVDGVKKAVVGLALEEAKIHYDPSITNTDHITEAIEDSGFGANLISSGSDLNKVHLKLEGISSQDDLNVIRCSLEYLEGVNHVEFDIKEHVVSVSYEPDIIGPRYLIQCIQEAGKGLSSYQASLFTPPSPQDMERRHEVQMYRNQFLWSCLFSVPIFISSMVLPMLPPYGNWLEYKVLNMLSIGLLLRFYAGSYHALRRKSANMDVLVALGTNAAYFYSIYIIIKALTSESFEGQDFFETSAMLISFILLGKYLEVLAKGKTSDALAKLADLAPDTAYLLTMDGDGNVLSDVEINTQLIQKNDILKIVPGAKVPVDGVVVDGQSFVNESMITGEARPVAKGPGDKVIGGTVNENGCLVIRATHVGSESALSQIVQLVEAAQLARAPVQKLADQISRFFVPTVVVAAFTTWLGWFISGEAGIYPKWWIPKAMDAFELALQFGISVLVVACPCALGLATPTAVMVATGKGASQGVLIKGGDALEKAHKVKIVVFDKTGTLTVGKPAVVSAVLFSNISMEEFCDMAIAAESNSEHPIGKAVVEHAKKFCLNFGTQKECLTEVKDFEVHTGAGVSGKVREKTIFVGNKRLMRLFNVALGGEVEAYISENEKLARSCVIVAIDGTVAGAFAVTDPVKPEAARVVSFLHSMNIVSVMVTGDNWATATAIGEEVGIQKVFAETDPIGKADKIKELQLKGLTVAMVGDGINDSPALVAADVGMAIGAGTDVAIEAADVVLIKSNLEDVVTAIDLSRKTMLRIRLNYVWALGYNVLAMPIAAGILFPFTGIRLPPWLAGACMAASSVSVVCSSLLLQSYEKPLKVQAV from the exons ATGGACGAGGATATGGAATTAATTGGGGAGGAAGATCTGAAAGCTGCACTTTTGCAGCATCCTAAGGGTGTTGGAGTCCCTGTTTCTCATACAAACCGTTGTGGAGATGAGGTGAAAATCCGAACAATTGTTTTCAAAGTAATTGGCATGACATGTTCCTCTTGTGCGACATCTATGGAATCTGCACTTATGAAGTTGAATGGTATCAAGAGTGTTATGGTTTCCCCACTTCAAGGCCAGGCTGTAGTCAAGTACAACCCTGAAAGTATCAGT GCTAAATTAATAAAAGAAGCCGCAGAAGAAACAGGTTTTCAAGTTGATGAGTTTCCGGAGCAAGATATTGCAGTATGCAGACTCAGAATCAAGGGAATGGCATGCACAAGTTGTTCTGAGTCTGTTGAACGTGCCCTTTTAATGGTTGATGGAGTGAAGAAAGCGGTGGTTGGTTTGGCTCTTGAAGAAGCAAAGATTCACTATGATCCAAGTATTACCAATACTGACCATATAACTGAAGCAATAGAAGATTCTGGGTTTGGAGCCAATCTAATAAGCTCAGGCAGTGATTTGAATAAAGTGCATCTGAAACTAGAAGGAATCAGTTCACAGGATGATCTTAATGTAATTCGGTGCTCATTGGAGTACTTGGAAGGTGTGAATCATGTTGAATTTGACATCAAAGAACATGTGGTCAGTGTCAGCTATGAACCAGATATCATTGGGCCAAGATATCTTATACAGTGCATCCAAGAAGCTGGCAAAGGATTAAGCTCTTATCAGGCAAGTTTGTTTACTCCACCAAGCCCACAAGATATGGAAAGAAGGCATGAAGTCCAAATGTATAGGAATCAGTTTCTATGGAGCTGTTTGTTTTCTGTTCCAATTTTCATTTCATCCATGGTACTCCCAATGCTTCCCCCTTATGGGAATTGGCTAGAATATAAGGTCTTGAATATGCTCTCAATCGGATTACTTCTAAG GTTCTATGCTGGATCCTATCATGCACTCCGTCGAAAATCTGCAAATATGGATGTTCTGGTTGCATTGGGCACAAATGCTGCTTACTTCTATTCAATATACATAATTATAAAAGCATTGACATCAGAATCATTTGAGGGTCAAGATTTTTTTGAGACCAGTGCCATGTTGATATCTTTTATCCTCTTGGGAAAGTACTTGGAAGTCCTTGCTAAAGGAAAGACATCAGATGCTTTGGCAAAGTTGGCAGACCTTGCACCTGATACGGCTTACCTTCTGACAATGGACGGTGATGGGAATGTTCTTTCAGATGTGGAAATTAACACTCAGCTGATACAGAAAAATGACATACTTAAGATTGTTCCTGGAGCAAAAGTTCCTGTTGATGGTGTTGTTGTTGATGGTCAGAGTTTTGTGAATGAGAGTATGATCACCGGAGAAGCAAGGCCAGTTGCTAAAGGACCTGGTGATAAG GTAATTGGTGGGACTGTAAACGAGAATGGCTGTCTTGTCATTAGAGCTACACATGTTGGTTCAGAGTCGGCACTTTCACAGATAGTTCAATTGGTTGAAGCTGCTCAGCTTGCCAGAGCTCCTGTTCAGAAGCTGGCTGACCAGATATCAAGGTTTTTTGTTCCCACG GTTGTTGTGGCTGCATTTACTACATGGCTTGGATGGTTTATATCTGGAGAAGCTGGTATTTATCCGAAGTGGTGGATACCTAAAGCTATGGATGCATTTGAGCTTGCATTGCAGTTTGGTATTTCAGTTTTAGTAGTTGCATGTCCTTGTGCTTTGGGATTAGCAACTCCTACTGCAGTGATGGTGGCCACGGGGAAAGGAGCTTCGCAAGGTGTGCTCATTAAGGGAGGGGATGCTCTTGAAAAGGCACACAAG GTCAAGATAGTTGTTTTTGATAAAACTGGGACATTAACTGTTGGAAAGCCTGCTGTAGTGAGTGCTGTACTCTTTTCCAACATTTCTATGGAAGAGTTCTGTGATATGGCAATTGCTGCGGAG TCCAATAGTGAGCACCCTATTGGAAAAGCAGTGGTGGAGCATGCTAAGAAGTTCTGCCTGAACTTTGGGACCCAAAAGGAGTGTCTCACAGAGGTAAAGGACTTTGAGGTTCACACTGGAGCTGGTGTGAGTGGGAAAGTTCGAGAAAAAACTATTTTCGTTGGGAATAAGAGGCTCATGAGGCTTTTTAATGTTGCTCTTGGTGGCGAGGTTGAAGCTTATATTTCAGAAAATGAGAAGCTTGCTCGTAGTTGCGTGATAGTGGCCATTGATGGTACAGTTGCAGGAGCTTTTGCTGTTACTGATCCAGTGAAACCAGAGGCTGCACGTGTTGTATCTTTCCTCCACTCAATGAACATTGTAAGTGTTATGGTCACTGGTGATAATTGGGCGACAGCAACCGCAATAGGGGAGGAGGTTGGAATTCAAAAGGTGTTTGCTGAGACAGATCCCATAGGAAAAGCGGATAAGATTAAAGAATTGCAG TTGAAAGGTTTGACTGTGGCAATGGTTGGAGATGGGATTAATGATTCACCAGCACTAGTTGCAGCTGATGTTGGCATGGCAATTGGTGCGGGCACTGATGTAGCCATAGAAGCAGCTGATGTAGTTCTTATTAAGAGTAACCTGGAAGATGTTGTCACTGCAATAGATCTCTCTAGAAAGACAATGTTGCGTATTCGACTCAATTATGTATGGGCTCTTGGGTACAATGTGCTTGCCATGCCTATTGCTGCTGGAATTTTGTTCCCATTCACCGGAATTCGGTTACCACCTTGGCTCGCTGGTGCTTGCATGGCTGCTTCATCTGTTAGTGTAGTTTGTTCGTCACTGCTACTGCAATCTTACGAAAAACCTCTGAAGGTTCAAGCTGTGTGA
- the LOC113720279 gene encoding protein FAR1-RELATED SEQUENCE 5-like — MVKKHNLENNEWLSGLYRIRDKWARCMMKERWTAGMRSTQLSESLNAAIKNHLKLDHDLVQFFRHFNRVVDEKRHNELIAEYEMRQKLPMVGFRQTPMLVHASETYSPTVFVACQNEYGESTAMVILRQQDAAMIVEFAVMRYDGGPERIVVFNRNDLSVRCSCKKYENEGILCGHALKVFDTVGIKIILPEYINRRWTKRARAGDCFDRRRREVVADPKIMISTRYRELAPAMIKVATRAAMSEDTSKVAITVISDLAKRVELLLSESEEQPLQNQKNLNMEERDKIEIVNEMGEAVVARGIKKRGGGKKSRVMRSWIDKFDRVKRKSILSRTTQTTVSESEPTSVSFEEYMFMGCRSSTDSVSTHSMSQTVNGPPNAVAPDIDESQTEERGAISTHCDVDAYHVFALSPQGRNNTQGLQLRVDVASPEKEVDK; from the exons ATGGTGAAGAAACACAatcttgaaaataatgaatggCTCTCCGGGTTGTATAGAATTCGTGATAAATGGGCAAGGTGCATGATGAAAGAAAGATGGACCGCGGGAATGCGAAGCACCCAACTTAGCGAAAGCCTAAATGCAGCaattaaaaatcatttgaaactagatCATGACCTTGTGCAGTTCTTTAGACATTTCAATCGGGTGGTTGATGAAAAGAGACATAATGAACTGATCGCAGAATATGAAATGAGGCAAAAGCTCCCCATGGTCGGGTTTAGGCAAACACCTATGCTTGTGCATGCATCAGAGACGTATTCACCAACCGTATTTGTTGCATGCCAAAATGAATATGGCGAGTCAACAGCTATGGTTATATTGAGACAACAAGATGCAGCGATGATTGTGGAGTTTGCGGTCATGAGGTATGATGGAGGACCTGAAAGAATAGTGGTATTCAATCGGAATGATCTAAGTGTACGTTGTAGTTGCAAAAAATACGAGAATGAAGGCATTTTATGTGGGCACGCGTTGAAGGTGTTTGATACTGTGGGCATAAAAATAATTCTTCCTGAATACATTAACAGGCGATGGACAAAAAGAGCTCGGGCTGGAGACTGTTTTGATCGGCGAAGACGGGAAGTTGTGGCTGATCCTAAAATAATGATTTCAACTCGTTATCGGGAGCTCGCTCCAGCCATGATTAAGGTCGCAACTCGAGCAGCAATGTCGGAGGACACCAGCAAAGTAGCAATCACTGTCATATCCGATTTGGCAAAGAGAGTTGAGCTCCTCCTCTCAGAAAGCGAAGAGCAACCtttgcaaaatcaaaaaaatctgaATATGGAGGAAcgggataaaattgaaattgtgAATGAAATGGGGGAGGCAGTAGTCGCAAGAGGCATTAAAAAACGAGGCGGTGGGAAGAAAAGTAGAGTGATGCGAAGTTGGATCGATAAATTTGACAgagtaaaaagaaaatctaTATTATCAAGAACTACACAGACTACg GTCTCAGAATCGGAGCCGACATCGGTTTCATTTGAGGAATACATGTTTATGGGATGTCGTTCATCTACTGACTCTGTTTCG ACGCATTCAATGAGTCAGACAGTGAATGGCCCTCCAAACGCTGTTGCTCCCGATATCGATGAAAGTCAAACG GAGGAGCGTGGGGCAATTTCAACACACTGTGATGTTGATGCATATCATGTATTTGCACTATCACCTCAG GGAAGAAATAACACCCAGGGATTGCAACTACGCGTTGATGTCGCTTCCCCCGAGAAGGAGGTTGATAAATGA
- the LOC113720281 gene encoding protein FAR1-RELATED SEQUENCE 5-like, protein MDCSKLAEDGTPELGMEFNSEEDAYKFYNKYAFKMGFSVRKDYLNKDKDGVTTSRRYSCCKEGVKRKYEGDVMPKRTRAPTKTGCGAKMVIVLFRGTMKYRVHDLVLEHNHELHITQCAHMMPSQRKVSEAQGFQAEISEDAGLSLKQSHELMGKEAGGMGNVGYTREDLKRYLRTRRERSLKYGEAGSMLNYFQEQTLENPSFFHAVQLDCEEQITNIFWADAGMLIDYKFFGDVVTFDTTYKTNKEYRPLGVFVGFNQHRQIVIFGAALMYDETIDSFI, encoded by the coding sequence ATGGATTGCAGCAAATTGGCAGAAGATGGGACCCCTGAGTTGGGAATGGAGTTCAACAGCGAAGAGGATGCGTACAAGTTTTACAACAAATATGCCTTTAAAATGGGTTTTAGTGTACGTAAAGACTATCTGAATAAAGACAAAGACGGCGTGACCACGTCTAGGAGATATAGTTGCTGCAAGGAAGGTGTGAAGCGCAAGTACGAAGGTGATGTGATGCCAAAGAGGACACGAGCGCCGACGAAAACAGGGTGTGGAGCTAAAATGGTTATCGTGTTGTTTAGAGGAACAATGAAATACCGTGTGCATGATCTTGTTTTAGAGCATAACCATGAGTTGCACATTACTCAATGTGCGCACATGATGCCATCACAAAGAAAAGTGAGCGAGGCTCAAGGATTCCAAGCTGAAATAAGCGAGGACGCTGGGCTTTCATTGAAACAGAGCCATGAGCTAATGGGAAAGGAGGCAGGTGGGATGGGAAATGTGGGATATACTCGGGAAGACCTGAAACGATATCTTCGTACTCGACGGGAAAGGAGTTTGAAATATGGAGAAGCAGGTAGCATGCTGAATTATTTTCAAGAGCAAACACTCGAGAATCCATCGTTTTTTCATGCCGTACAGCTGGACTGTGAAGAGCAGATAACGAATATCTTTTGGGCTGATGCAGGAATGTTAATTGACTACAAATTTTTTGGAGACGTAGTCACATTCGAcacaacctacaaaacaaataaagaatacCGGCCACTTGGAGTGTTTGTGGGTTTTAACCAACATAGGCAAATTGTGATATTCGGTGCTGCCCTTATGTATGATGAGACTATAGATTCTTTCATATGA